The following proteins are encoded in a genomic region of Deltaproteobacteria bacterium:
- a CDS encoding class I SAM-dependent methyltransferase — translation MLCRICDSTELELAIDLGLQPWCQNFLKKEEVGKECFYPLRLIFCHHCHTPQLDHTVPKETMFCGYDYLSGITRTLSDHFSSVASEVNKLFFQSKKEKAALDIGSNDGTQLKHYKALGFKVLGVEPSQKIAKLANEIGIETVNRFFNQETALELNRKFDVINAAGVFFHLEELHSATEGIRHLLKEDGIFVVQFLYMKNIVENGAFDQIYHEHLLYYNLENLGVLLHRHGLALFDAYFSSIHGGSIIAFVGHNGKRPVSERLEILQKAEHASGANKLDTYVQLGQRMTQMKAENIAYLKQKKKQGKRIYGFGAPAKGNTLLNYFGIGTQYIDFLVEKNKLRKGLYSPGSHIPIILEDEVTTQPDIYYVLAWNFKKEILANNKHLIQSGVEFYFPVNPKIS, via the coding sequence ATGCTTTGCCGCATTTGTGATTCTACTGAACTGGAGTTAGCTATTGATTTAGGACTTCAGCCCTGGTGTCAGAATTTCTTAAAAAAAGAAGAAGTAGGAAAAGAATGTTTTTATCCACTACGGCTTATTTTTTGTCATCACTGCCATACTCCTCAGCTGGACCATACTGTACCAAAGGAAACCATGTTTTGTGGTTATGATTACCTTTCAGGTATTACGCGGACACTCAGTGATCATTTTAGTTCTGTTGCCAGTGAGGTAAACAAACTTTTTTTTCAATCGAAGAAAGAAAAGGCGGCACTGGATATAGGCTCCAATGATGGAACCCAGTTGAAGCATTATAAAGCACTTGGATTTAAGGTGCTGGGGGTCGAACCTTCCCAAAAAATTGCCAAGTTAGCCAACGAGATAGGAATTGAAACAGTCAATCGGTTTTTTAATCAAGAAACAGCTCTCGAGTTAAATCGAAAATTTGATGTCATTAATGCTGCCGGTGTATTTTTTCATCTGGAAGAACTCCATTCGGCAACCGAGGGAATCCGTCACCTCTTAAAAGAAGATGGCATCTTTGTTGTCCAATTTTTGTATATGAAAAATATTGTTGAAAATGGAGCTTTCGATCAAATTTATCACGAGCACTTGCTCTATTATAATTTGGAAAACTTGGGAGTATTATTACACCGCCATGGCTTAGCTCTGTTTGACGCTTATTTTTCTTCCATTCACGGAGGTTCAATCATCGCTTTTGTAGGACATAATGGAAAACGACCTGTTTCAGAAAGGCTTGAAATATTGCAAAAAGCAGAACACGCCAGTGGTGCCAATAAACTTGACACGTATGTTCAGTTAGGACAGCGAATGACGCAAATGAAGGCAGAAAACATCGCCTATTTAAAACAAAAAAAGAAACAGGGAAAAAGAATTTACGGTTTCGGAGCCCCCGCCAAGGGAAACACACTCCTTAACTATTTTGGCATTGGGACCCAATATATTGATTTCTTGGTAGAAAAAAACAAACTTCGAAAAGGACTCTACTCCCCTGGCTCTCATATCCCGATTATTTTGGAGGATGAAGTCACAACACAGCCTGATATCTACTACGTCCTGGCCTGGAATTTCAAAAAAGAAATTTTGGCCAATAATAAGCACCTTATTCAATCGGGCGTTGAATTTTACTTTCCAGTCAATCCCAAAATTTCCTGA
- a CDS encoding cupin domain-containing protein produces MRIVKMEPQCNLTTIYDGRGGIFTWNPKDLPIVEWNFMYYSPGKVRGNHYHSEFDEYILVTFGNGVMVSRESDGAPEEFLYLGRGDCVYIPRNTPHAFQAITECTIASFLTKKWDDCEVPVLRKELIKV; encoded by the coding sequence ATGAGAATTGTCAAGATGGAACCGCAGTGTAACCTGACTACTATCTACGATGGTCGTGGTGGGATTTTCACCTGGAATCCAAAAGACCTGCCGATTGTTGAATGGAACTTTATGTATTACAGTCCAGGCAAGGTTCGTGGGAATCATTACCATTCCGAATTTGATGAATATATTTTAGTCACCTTTGGCAATGGTGTTATGGTGTCTCGAGAGTCTGATGGTGCCCCTGAGGAATTTCTCTATTTAGGACGTGGTGATTGTGTTTATATCCCTCGTAATACACCCCACGCATTTCAGGCGATCACAGAGTGTACCATTGCCAGTTTTCTCACTAAGAAATGGGATGATTGTGAGGTCCCTGTTCTTCGCAAAGAATTAATCAAGGTTTAA
- a CDS encoding Gfo/Idh/MocA family oxidoreductase: MKVKFGIIGCSSVAKRKTIPAILHSNFASLEMVGSRSLEKAKEWGKSFGCASGSYKDVLQNPSVEAIYISLPIRLHPEWALQSIQAGKHVLCEKSATDSFARAQVMVQEAKKRSLRLMEAFMFRFHPQHKRILEWKREGLFGEIFSFEGNYGLQAIERTGFRFDPSLGGGCLNDAGCYIVCASRMIFGSVPEGVMASLKFDLKTGVDLQGSFYLVYPGHRTAFGGFGYENCFRSTYHVWGNKASAYLQRAYALKPNSDSILHVRFADDREEITTIPWVDQSQLMIDEFSQVIRGEKKESFSYEEDLLQQSKVMEAIRISARENRLVSIKELNLKP, from the coding sequence GTGAAAGTTAAATTCGGTATTATTGGCTGTTCCAGTGTCGCGAAGCGAAAGACAATCCCCGCGATTCTTCATTCCAATTTTGCAAGCCTGGAAATGGTGGGGAGCCGTAGCCTTGAAAAGGCGAAAGAATGGGGTAAGTCCTTTGGTTGTGCTTCTGGAAGTTACAAAGATGTCTTACAAAATCCTTCCGTAGAAGCCATCTATATTTCCTTGCCAATCCGATTGCATCCGGAGTGGGCTTTACAATCGATCCAGGCGGGAAAACATGTTCTTTGTGAAAAATCGGCAACTGATTCTTTTGCAAGGGCACAAGTCATGGTCCAGGAGGCTAAAAAAAGAAGTTTGCGTTTGATGGAGGCTTTTATGTTCCGCTTTCATCCACAGCATAAAAGAATTCTAGAATGGAAGCGGGAAGGTTTATTTGGTGAAATTTTTTCCTTTGAGGGAAATTATGGATTACAAGCCATAGAGAGAACTGGATTTCGATTCGATCCCTCCTTGGGGGGTGGTTGTTTGAATGATGCAGGTTGTTACATCGTTTGTGCAAGCCGTATGATTTTTGGATCTGTACCGGAAGGAGTCATGGCTTCTTTAAAGTTTGATCTAAAAACTGGTGTTGATTTGCAAGGGAGCTTTTACCTGGTCTATCCTGGTCATCGTACTGCCTTTGGGGGATTCGGTTATGAAAATTGTTTTCGTTCTACCTATCATGTGTGGGGAAATAAGGCTTCTGCTTATTTACAACGAGCCTATGCTCTCAAACCCAATAGTGATTCGATCCTTCACGTCCGCTTTGCCGATGATCGGGAAGAAATTACCACCATCCCCTGGGTAGACCAAAGCCAGTTAATGATCGATGAATTCAGTCAGGTCATCCGTGGAGAAAAGAAAGAAAGCTTTTCTTATGAAGAGGATTTGTTACAACAGTCAAAAGTAATGGAAGCGATCCGTATTTCAGCACGGGAAAACCGGCTTGTCTCTATCAAAGAATTGAATCTTAAACCTTGA